In a genomic window of Punica granatum isolate Tunisia-2019 chromosome 6, ASM765513v2, whole genome shotgun sequence:
- the LOC116212224 gene encoding uncharacterized protein LOC116212224, translating to MVGKILLRHNYIPGSGLGARGQGINRPIEIEEYKNRRGLGFRPSCHEIIEARRGKRPHRLAAYYGKINRGTPVPPLSHFFSGSQHIVGGTLDGPSSDLDDALVDLPGIYAVTEETPSGVYIRLAQENEELNNWTSIEESLHRLENRQLTSVEPTEEINIGTEEEPRTLKIGTGLDPTQRARMIDFLKEYQEVFAWSYADMPGLDPSIVKHSLPLDTENFPPKRQHLRRQRAGLLLRIKEEVVKQINAGFLEVCNYSEWVANIVPVEKKDGRVRVCVDYRDLNKASPKDNFPLPHIDVLVDNTARHNQFSFMDGFSGYNQIRMAEDDKIKTTFITMWGTFCYKVMPFGLKNAGATYQRAMVTLFHDMMHKEIEVYVDDMIAKSKEGEDHLVNLRRLFERLKKYKLRLNPAKCTFGAKSGKLLGFVVSERGIEVDPDKVKAIRELPPPSTVREVRSFLGRLNYIARFIANLSDKCQPLFQLLRKNAAIEWDDDCQKAFDDIKTYLVQSPVLVPPTPGRPLILYLTVRRQSLGCMLGQEDESTRREHAIYYLSKKFTEGESNYPEIEKMCCALVWVMQRLRQYTLYHTIRLLSKADPLKYLLGSPSSMRNIAKWRCQLTEYDIEYVPRTSVKGQAIADHLAEFPIEDDTPINSDFPDEGILRVDEEEDGTAWKMYFDGAVNSTGSGIGAVLISPDGRYYPIAAKVNFLCTNNVAEYEACILGLQAAIDFKVKELEVFGDSMLTIFQTLGQWKTKDAKLVPYHEYLEELAENFEKISFTYTPRIKNQFADALATLASMVSITKENLIEPLEIEIAKGPAYCDTIEATDEQPWYEDIKHFLQTGQYPTFANRRDRKTLRRLTAHYFLSGETLYRRSFDATLLRCVDENEAQCLMGEIHEGSCGPHMSGLMLTKKLMRLGYFWSTMEADCAKHVRHCHLCQVYADQIKAPPNELRPMAAPWPFSMWGIDVIGPINPKASNGHMFILVAIDYFTKWIEAITLASVTANAVARFLKRDIIARYGVPETIITDNAKNLNNRIIDELCERFKIHHRNSTPYRPQMNGAVEAANKNIKRIIEKMTVTYKDWHEMLPFALLAYRTSIRTSTGATPYSLVYGMEAILPIEVEIPSMRVLAESKLEEAEWAKQRYEQLNLIDEKRLTALCHGQCYQQRMARAFNARVRHREFRPGDLVLRKVLHITPDSRGKFAYKYDGPFVVREVFSGGAIILSDMDGTENALPVNADALKKYYP from the exons atggtGGGGAAGATCTTGCTGCGCCATAATTACATTCCGGGTTCCGGACTCGGAGCACGTGGgcaagggatcaaccgcccaATCGAGATCgaagagtacaagaacaggaggggactcggttttcgcccttcctgccacGAGATTATTGAAGCCCGTAGAGGCAAGCGCCCCCACCGTCTCGCAGCGTACTACgggaagatcaacaggggcacCCCAGTTCCGCCACTCTCCCACTTCTTTTCAGGATCACAGCACATCGTCGGAGGTACTCTTGACGGCCCCTCCTCGGATTTAGACGACGCGCTTGTCGATCTGCCAGGCATatacgccgtcaccgaggagactcCTTCAGGGGTCTACATCCGCCTCGCGCAGGAGAATGAGGAgctcaacaactggacctca atagaggagagtttgcacCGCCTCGAGAACCGTCAACTCACCTCAGTTGAGCCaacagaagaaatcaacatagGCACTGAAGAGGAACCTCGCACGCTAAAGATCGGGACGGGCCTCGATCCAACACAACGAGctcggatgatcgatttcttgaaggagtaccaagaggtctttgcctggtcctacgccgacatgccgggcttagatccgtcgatagtcaagcactCTCTCCCACTCGATACAGAGAACttcccgcccaaacggcaACACCTACGGCGGCAGCGagccggccttctcctccgcatcaaggaggaggtcgTCAAGCAGATAAATGCGGGATTCCTAGAAGtctgcaattactctgaatgggtggcaaacatcgtGCCCGTGGAGAAAAAGGACGGAAGGGTCAGGgtttgcgtcgactatcgggacctcaaCAAGGCTAGTCCTAAAGACAACTTCCCTCTGCCTCACATCGACGTCTTGGTCGACAACACCGCGCGCCACAATcagttctccttcatggatggcttttCGGGGTATAACCAAATCCGGATGGCTGAAgacgacaagatcaaaacgactttcatcacgatgtggggcacgttttgctacaaggtcatgcccttcgggctcaaaaatgccggggcaacctaccaacgggcaatggttacgctcttccacgacatgatgcataaggagatcgaggtctacgtcgacgacatgatcgcaaAGTCCAAGGAGGGAGAGGATCACCTCGTCAATCTGAGGCGTCTCTTCGAAcgtctcaagaagtacaagcttAGGCTCAACCCGGccaagtgcacattcggcgcgaaatccggaaaacTGCTAGGATTTGTGGTCAGCGAACGAGGCATCGAGGTCGATCCTGACAAGGTGAAAGCGATTAGGGAGTTACCTCCGCCATCAACAGTGCGCGAGGTacggagcttcttaggacgactgaactacatcgcgcgtttcatcgcGAACTTATCAGATAAGTGTCAACCCCTCTTCCAGCTGCTTCGTAAAAATGCAGCAATTGAATGGGACGACGattgtcagaaggcctttgacgATATTAAGACATACTTAGTTCAGTCGCCGGTGTTGGTCCCGCCCACGCCAGGTCGACCTCTCATTCTTTACCTGACGGTGCGCCGGCAATCATTGGGGTGCATGCTGGGACAAGAAGATGAGTCCACACGCAGAGAACATGCcatctactatctgagcaagaagtttactgaaggggaatccaattacccggagattgagaagatgtgctgcgcactggtgtgggtcatgcagagacttcGACAGTACACCCTCTATCACACTATCCGCTTGCTGTCGaaagcggatcccctgaaatatctacttggtagcccatcctccatgaggaacattgcAAAGTGGCGCtgtcaactgacggagtacgacatcgagtatgtgccccgcacatcagtcaaggggcaagcaattgcagacCATTTGGCGGAATTTCCCATCGAGGATGACACGCCGATCAACTCCGACTTTCCAGACGAAGGGATCCTCCGAgtagatgaggaggaggatgggaccgcgtggaagatgtatttcgacggcgcggtgaattccaccggttctggtatcggcgcagtgctgatatccccggacggacgtTATTACccgattgcagcaaaagttaattttctctgcaccaataatgtggccgaatacgaggcatgcatccttggcTTGCAAGcagcgattgatttcaaggtgaaggagctagaagtgttcggagattcaatgctcacaatcttccaaacgttagggcaatggaagacgaaagacgcaAAGTTAGTACCATACCACGAGTATCTcgaggagttagcggagaacttcgagaaaatctcgttcacctacacGCCACGTATCAAGAATCAGTTTGCAGATGCACTCGCGACACTGGCATcaatggtgagcatcacaaaagaaaacCTCATCGAGCCACTTGAGATCGAGATTGCCAAAGGCCCGGCTTACTGCGACACAATCGAGGCGACTGATGAAcagccatggtacgaagacatcaaacaTTTTTTGCAAACTGGCCAATACCCGACATTTGCCAACCGTCGGGACCGGAAAACACTTAGGCGACTCACAGCGCATTACTTCCTGAGCGgagagactctctaccgccgttccttcgaCGCCACGCTACTCCGGTGTGTTGACGAAAACGAGGCACAATGCCTCATGGGAGAGATACATGAAGGGAgttgtggaccccatatgagcggtctcatgctcaccaagaaactcatgcgcctaggttacttttggtccaccatggaggccGACTGCGCCAAACACGTCAGACACTGCCACTTGTGCCAGGTCTatgccgatcagatcaaagcacccCCCAATGAGCTACGCCCGATGGCGgccccgtggcccttttcaatgtggggcattgACGTGATCGGCCCTATcaatcccaaagcatccaatggacacatgttcattttggtggcaattgactacttcaccaagtggatcgaggccataacgctcgcttcggtcaccgcaaatgCCGTGGCACGTTTCCTTAAGCGcgacatcatcgcccgatatGGAGTCCCCGAAAcaatcatcaccgacaatgctaagaacctgaacaacaggaTCATCGATGAGCTTTGTGAGCGATTCAAAATACACCACCGCAATTCCACaccataccgtccccaaatgaacggtgcggtggaggctgcgaacaaaaacatcaagaggatcatcgagaaaatgacggtgacctataaggattggcacgagatgctcccttttgcgctcttggcatatcgAACGTCCATCCgcacttcaaccggggcaactccgtactccttagtctacggcatggaagcaatcctcccaatcgaagtggagattccctccatgagggtcctcgccgagtccaagctcgaagaagcagaatgggcgaagcagcgctacgaacagctcaatctcattgacgagaaACGGCTAACAGCGCTCTGCCACGGtcaatgctaccaacaaagaatggctcgagcgtTCAATGCAAGGGTTCGCCACCGCGAATTCCGCCCCGGTGATCTCGTCCTACGAAAGGTCTTGCACATCACACCTGACTCTCGGGGCAAGTTTGCATACAAGTATGATGGACCTTTCGTCGTCAGGGAAGTCTTCTCCGGAGGGGCAATTATCCTAAGCGATATGGACGGGACCGAAAACGCACTCCCGGTCAATGCCGATGCCCTTAAGAAGTACTACCCTTAA
- the LOC116212225 gene encoding uncharacterized protein LOC116212225, which yields MAHSFSCPRLDRVTPPLEEIARIWTALRPVDRHYIAAFVGDVPFLATRRVDWNFLEAAIAFWNPSHAVFDIQGTELTPTIEEYRTLIGRTAVVHGIVEPNFHTTRPTLVSRLLGVPTTRLNAELAYSGSTEIAIEKLLLFIESRAHRVQGDFLRKDLCHAVLFLIFGTLLFPRSHSLIDAALAGVVLQVVGGRGYEVALVAETVRSLDRVLRTRDRRIRGSPILLQIWFQSHANPFGLVRPVMYFNGSESIISRLLSLVRVEERKVSEWIKIFREIPPRGFKWRAAWMPPGPAALRCPDFNGVPLVSHAGSTTYFPARVMRQFGSLQTVPEDTARAKFEHTWREDQTSVDRQRDIERVLDAWRTVVIERPYFPEHPTLEEQDFQATEEYVLRFYRWGPTAHEDLADSPRAEDNEPTGASFTPNVAIQAELANLRAERDHLRREVAEKDEQLVDQRQLQTELAQARAELQRREQELARANVALERFRKRARGGPRTP from the coding sequence atggcGCACTCATTCTCCTGTCCGCGCCTCGATAGAGTCACACCGCCACTCGAGGAGATTGCCCGCATATGGACAGCGCTACGCCCGGTTGACCGCCACTATATCGCTGCGTTCGTAGGAGATGTTCCCTTTTTGGCTACTCGACGtgtagattggaatttcctcgagGCCGCCATCGCATTCTGGAACCCAAGTCATGCCGTCTTTGATATACAGGGTACCGAGCTCACGCCAACCATCGAGGAGTACCGgacactcatcggtcggaCTGCAGTTGTCCACGGCATTGTAGAACCCAACTTCCACACCACTCGACCAACCCTAGTCTCACGCCTACTCGGGGTTCCTACGACCCGTTTGAATGCTGAACTCGCATACTCCGGCAGCACGGAGATTGCAATCGAGAAACTCCTCCTTTTTATTGAGTCCCGAGCGCATAGGGTCCAGggggattttcttcgaaaggATTTGTGTCATGCTGTTCTATTCCTAATCTTTGGGACCCtcttattccctcgctcgcATAGTCTCATCGATGCGGCCTTGGCCGgtgttgtcctccaagtggtcggagggcgCGGTTACGAGGTAGCCCTTGTGGCGGAGACCGTTCGGTCCCTCGACCGTGTTTTGAGAACACGCGACCGAAGAATAAGAGGATCCCCCATCCTCTTAcaaatttggtttcaaagCCACGCAAACCCCTTCGGTCTAGTGCGACCggttatgtattttaatggtTCTGAGTCGATCATTTCTCGATTGCTGTCCCTCGTGCgcgtggaagaacgcaaggtttccgagtggatcaagATTTTTCGCGAAATACCACCTAGGGGCTTTAAGTGGCgagccgcgtggatgccacccggacccgcAGCCCTTAGGTGCCCTGATTTTAACGGAGTACCACTCGtgagtcatgcggggtccaccacatATTTTCCGGCACGAGTGATGAGGCAGTTTGGCAGCCTGcagacagtccccgaggacaCGGCACGGGCTAAattcgaacacacttggcgggaggatcagacatcCGTGGATCGCCAAAGAGACATCGAACGGGTTTTGGACGCGTGGCGAACCGTGGTCATCGAGCGTCCGtatttccccgagcatccaaCCCTTGAAGAACAGGATTTCCAGGCTACCGAGGAATATGTCCTCCGTTTCTATCGGTGGGGTCCTACAGCACATGAGGATCTCGCCGACTCTCCACGAGCTGAAGATAACGAACCAACGGGAGCGTCTTTCACCCCGAACGTGGCCATTCAAGCAGAGCTTGCTAACCTCAGGGCCGAGAGAGATCACCTTCGTCGGGAAGTCGCAGAGAAAGACGAGCAGCTTGTGGATCAACGACAATTACAGACAGAGCTCGCCCAGGCCCGCGCCGAGCTGCAGAGGCGCGAACAGGAGCTGGCACGAGCGAATGTCGCCTTGGAGAGGTTCAGGAAGAGAGCCCGTGGAGGTCCACGCACCCCTTAG